The following are encoded together in the Vigna angularis cultivar LongXiaoDou No.4 chromosome 9, ASM1680809v1, whole genome shotgun sequence genome:
- the LOC108320655 gene encoding uncharacterized protein LOC108320655, which translates to MKFLFSAIVILWCVCDLLVVHVLANSRFPEEMYSFDRNPQVTYKYDRMSEVQKQCASVLSASSELRYEYSVTGMKGEFSFVNGDWRQDGGKFPIMPFDASISPGTLSEDRASMNLVSFWVSDVDLDHRLKKSIPINGFMVIGITRDGNFVDNAFDGNPEFRLWPSHSQLSISFQGIYTESKKNGGERVLCLLGNTMLPTREADPANPWSWMKNPGDIPLSEDDQILLVLRYPLSFTLTNRIINGELKSLNRESNSKYFDVVHMLSQLGKSAKYTYGSQQIVSKACNPYPVKDNLTDDGTVVYKGARFCEILEEITREKPLSVVSNWRCNGTDDFCSKLGPFLSDKEIKSTDGGFQGVKLYMQDVICSQEASKSNTGSTRVSTVFRAISPSENEYTAAKRSGPSNTSLAAEGIWKSSSGQLCMVGCLGVVDAKGSSCNTRICMYIPTTFSLKQHSIILGTLSPISNSSAFFPLSFEQLVLPSELWNYFKLTNPHYSYSKTTLAGAVLEKNEPFSFTTVIKKSLLTFPKLEDNEAFQDSLSLLAEDLTYHVSGFPDPLPNVLAPRIDIQLEILSVGPLFGRYWYDKNGSASEQETPYHATAAEYTEKQLLINVSAQLSLAGKGYSNFSVLFLEGLYDPHVGKMYLIGCRDVRASWKVLYQSYDLEAGMDCLIEVVVAYPPTTTRWLVDPRATISIESQRNDDDSLRFDPIKLKTFPIIYRKQREDVLSRRGVEGILRLLTLSFAIGCILSQLFYIQHSVDSLPYISLVVLGVQALGYTIPLVTGAEALFKKMVSESYDVSSSELESSEWLHVIDYSVKLLLIVSLLITLRLFQKVWKSRIRLQTRSPLEPHRVPSDKWVFLCTFFMHVIGYVIVLIVHGTKTSQKDLIAKTYVVDGGNSHPLPVWATKLQEYVGLVEDFFLLPQIIGNLFWHIHCKPLRKLYFIGITVVRLLPHIYDCIRAPVSNPYFSEDSEFVNPNLDFYSKFGDIAISVTAVVLAIVVYIQQRWSYEKLSQFLTFGKYKLLPTFKYQRLSSGSCESELVPGINGSAAKENEQVDVE; encoded by the coding sequence ATGAAGTTTCTATTTTCAGCCATTGTTATCCTTTGGTGTGTTTGTGATCTGTTGGTGGTCCATGTTCTCGCAAATTCACGTTTCCCTGAGGAAATGTATAGTTTTGATAGGAACCCCCAGGTGACTTATAAGTATGATCGCATGAGTGAAGTTCAGAAACAGTGTGCATCTGTGTTGTCTGCTTCATCTGAATTGAGATATGAATATAGTGTTACTGGTATGAAAGGAGAGTTTTCTTTTGTGAATGGGGATTGGAGGCAGGATGGGGGTAAGTTTCCCATAATGCCATTTGATGCAAGCATATCTCCTGGAACCTTGTCTGAAGATCGTGCTTCAATGAACTTGGTCTCTTTTTGGGTTTCGGATGTTGATCTTGACCACCGCTTGAAGAAGTCAATTCCTATCAATGGTTTCATGGTGATTGGCATTACTAGAGATGGCAATTTTGTGGACAATGCATTTGATGGGAATCCTGAGTTTCGTTTATGGCCCAGCCATTCTCAGCTTTCAATCTCCTTTCAAGGGATTTACACCGAATCAAAGAAAAATGGTGGGGAAAGGGTATTGTGTTTGTTAGGGAACACTATGCTTCCTACTCGAGAGGCTGACCCTGCCAACCCGTGGTCATGGATGAAGAATCCGGGTGATATACCGTTGTCAGAAGATGATCAAATTCTGCTTGTTCTTCGGTATCCATTGTCATTCACATTAACAAACAGGATAATCAATGGAGAGCTAAAAAGCTTGAACCGGGAGTCCAATTCTAAATACTTTGATGTTGTTCACATGTTATCACAGTTGGGCAAGTCAGCAAAGTACACATATGGCTCACAACAGATTGTATCTAAAGCATGCAATCCGTACCCTGTTAAAGATAACCTGACGGATGATGGCACTGTTGTCTACAAAGGGGCAAGGTTTTGTGAAATCCTTGAAGAAATTACTAGAGAAAAACCTTTGTCTGTGGTGTCAAACTGGAGATGTAATGGCACAGATGATTTCTGCAGTAAATTAGGTCCTTTTTTGTCAGATAAGGAAATCAAATCAACGGATGGAGGCTTTCAAGGCGTTAAACTTTATATGCAGGATGTTATCTGTAGTCAAGAAGCTAGCAAGAGTAATACTGGTTCTACTAGGGTATCAACTGTTTTCAGAGCCATTTCTCCATCAGAGAATGAGTATACTGCAGCAAAAAGATCTGGGCCTAGCAACACGTCTCTTGCTGCCGAAGGGATTTGGAAGTCTTCTAGTGGACAGCTTTGCATGGTTGGTTGCCTAGGAGTTGTTGATGCCAAAGGGAGTAGCTGTAATACTCGGATCTGTATGTATATTCCTACCACTTTTTCCTTAAAGCAACATAGTATTATTTTGGGAACTTTGTCTCCCATTAGTAACAGTAGTGCCTTCTTTCCCCTGTCGTTTGAGCAACTTGTGCTACCTTCAGAACTCTGGAACTATTTCAAGCTCACTAACCCACATTACAGTTACTCCAAAACTACTTTGGCTGGTGCTGTCCTAGAAAAAAATGAGCCCTTCAGTTTTACGACTGTCATTAAGAAATCATTGCTAACATTCCCCAAACTTGAGGACAATGAGGCATTCCAAGATAGCCTGTCTCTTCTTGCAGAAGATCTCACTTATCATGTCTCTGGATTTCCTGACCCTTTGCCCAATGTCTTGGCCCCAAGAATTGACATTCAACTGGAGATTCTCTCGGTTGGTCCCTTGTTTGGACGCTATTGGTATGATAAAAATGGTTCAGCATCTGAACAGGAAACGCCATATCATGCCACGGCTGCTGAATATACAGAAAAGCAACTCCTTATAAATGTATCTGCACAACTCAGTCTTGCTGGAAAAGGTTACAGTAACTTCTCTGTGCTTTTTCTGGAGGGTCTTTATGATCCACATGTTGGGAAAATGTATCTAATTGGTTGCAGAGATGTGAGAGCATCATGGAAGGTCTTATATCAGAGTTATGATCTTGAGGCTGGAATGGACTGTTTGATTGAGGTGGTTGTGGCTTATCCTCCTACCACAACTCGGTGGCTAGTCGATCCTAGAGCCACAATATCAATAGAAAGTCAAAGGAATGATGATGATTCCCTTAGATTCGATCCTATAAAGCTCAAAACGTTTCCAATCATATACAGGAAGCAACGTGAGGATGTTCTCTCACGCAGAGGTGTTGAAGGGATTCTTCGACTCTTGACACTTTCATTTGCAATTGGGTGCATTTTAAGCCAACTGTTTTATATACAACATAGTGTGGATTCTCTTCCATATATATCTCTAGTGGTTCTTGGTGTTCAAGCTCTTGGGTATACTATTCCTTTGGTCACAGGTGCAGAGGCACTCTTTAAGAAAATGGTTTCCGAATCTTATGATGTGTCATCTAGTGAATTGGAGAGCAGTGAGTGGCTCCATGTCATTGATTACTCTGTGAAACTGTTGTTGATTGTATCATTGCTGATAACTCTGCGACTTTTTCAGAAGGTATGGAAGTCTCGCATCAGATTGCAAACACGTTCCCCTCTTGAGCCTCATCGAGTCCCTAGTGATAAATGGGTATTTCTTTGTACCTTTTTCATGCATGTGATAGGgtatgttattgttttaatagTTCATGGCACAAAGACCAGTCAGAAGGATCTTATAGCGAAGACATATGTGGTTGATGGAGGAAATTCTCATCCATTGCCGGTATGGGCAACAAAATTGCAAGAATATGTAGGTCTTGTTGAAGACTTTTTCTTGCTTCCTCAAATCATTGGGAATCTATTCTGGCATATCCATTGCAAACCTCTcagaaaactatattttattggaATCACTGTGGTCAGACTTCTTCCTCATATATATGATTGCATCAGAGCTCCAGTTTCAAATCCTTACTTCTCTGAGGACTCTGAATTTGTCAATCCAAATTTGGATTTTTACTCCAAATTTGGGGATATTGCTATTTCTGTGACTGCTGTTGTTCTTGCAATTGTGGTCTATATTCAACAAAGATGGAGCTATGAGAAACTGAGTCAGTTTCTGACATTTGGAAAATATAAGCTTCTCCCAACTTTCAAATACCAAAGATTGTCTTCTGGGTCTTGTGAATCTGAACTAGTCCCTGGTATCAATGGTAGTGCTGCAAAAGAGAATGAGCAAGTTGATGTAGAGTGA